One Salvelinus fontinalis isolate EN_2023a chromosome 27, ASM2944872v1, whole genome shotgun sequence genomic region harbors:
- the ube2j1 gene encoding ubiquitin-conjugating enzyme E2 J1: MENKYNLKSPAVKRLMKEAAELRDPTEHYHAQPLEDNLFEWHFSVRGPPDSDFDGGVYHGRIVLPPEYPMKPPSIILLTPNGRFEVGKKICLSISGHHPETWQPSWSIRTALIAIIGFMPTKGEGAIGSLDYTPEERRALAKKSQDFCCETCGCSMHLALLAPSPTNPSPEDQEDQELAQQINFKAESRLGSVSTGAESEPPTEPQGETSSSGRQEEEENAQAEQAEAAPPPREEETSPPAPSTHQRRAQQQQRDQIEPPSRPTFPHTATPHPPQDTSHTGSVVLIVVLALLLAALIFRRVYLTNEYKFDYEL, translated from the exons CTGTGAAGCGGCTGATGAAGGAGGCTGCTGAACTGAGGGACCCCACAGAGCACTACCACGCCCAGCCACTGGAG GATAATCTGTTTGAGTGGCACTTCTCTGTACGCGGACCCCCTGACTCGGATTTCGACGGTGGGGTTTACCACGGCAGGATCGTGCTGCCCCCGGAGTACCCCATGAAGCCCCCCAGCATCATTCTACTCACA CCCAATGGGAGGTTCGAGGTGGGGAAGAAGATCTGCCTGAGCATCTCCGgccaccacccagagacatggcAGCCATCTTGGAGCA TCAGAACGGCACTAATAGCTATAATCGGATTCATGCCAACCAAAGGAGAGGGTGCAATCGGATCTCTTGATTATaccccagaggagaggagagcccttGCCAAAAA ATCCCAGGACTTCTGCTGTGAGACTTGTGGCTGCTCCATGCACTTAGCCCTTCTGGCTCCCTCCCCCACAAACCCCAGCCCCGAGGACCAAGAGGACCAAGAGCTTGCCCAGCAGATCAACTTCAAG gcagagtccaGGCTGGGCAGTGTGAGCACAGGGGCAGAGAGTGAGCCCCCAACAGAACCCCAGGGAGAGACATCCTCCTcggggagacaggaggaagaggagaacgccCAGGCTGAGCAG GCCGAGGCGGCTCCACCTCCCAGGGAGGAGGAGACGAGTCCCCCAGCCCCCAGCACCCACCAGCGCCGGGCCCAGCAGCAACAGAGAGACCAGATAGAGCCCCCCAGCAGGCCCACTTTCCCCCACACCGCCACCCCCCACCCTCCTCAGGACACCAGCCATACGGGCTCTGTGGTGCTCATCGTGGTGCTCGCCCTGCTCCTGGCTGCCCTCATCTTCCGCAGGGTCTACCTGACCAACGAGTACAAGTTTGACTACGAGCTGTGA